In the Acanthochromis polyacanthus isolate Apoly-LR-REF ecotype Palm Island chromosome 20, KAUST_Apoly_ChrSc, whole genome shotgun sequence genome, AGTCAGGCAGCAGTACtgaaataagatttaaaataaataaaaaaaacaaaaataataaaaatgtaagaaaaaagaaaataatgataaatatctgtaattttttcaCTGATTTAAATAAGTCAGTGTCATTTTATGCTCACATACtgtcaaagaaaaaacacaatttatgggcttgttttttgtttttattgtcaatatgTAAGTTAttacttttttctgtcattttactagatatctgtaaaaaaaaatttaaaatgggaaaaaaatctgttaaataacGCTTTAGGAAATGATTTacctatttttctttcaaactacAGCAGACATCtgaaaattgtttatttttttaaatgcagttaaaataATGCAATTTCGCTGTCTTTTTTAATGTTGCCATTTGTTATGAAATCGGTTTTTAATGtagatgttatttacagttttggtctgtttaaCAGATGAcatgcacattttttgtttgtttttctctctctgtgattTCACAAGTGATTAACTGTAATTCCCCAAAGGagagaaatttgtaaaataatagttAATTGTTCAATAAATTACAGTCAGAAAATGTTTAATACTTTCATACAATGTACTACTGAAATTTAACTCTAGGGAAACGTCCACCATCTGAAAATGGCTGAGATTCTCTCTATGCAATATTCACCTAACTGtattctgattttatttaatttggttTCTGAATGTTGGGCAAATTTGTTtgcacattaaagctgcatAGGGAGGAATTATCATGTTCTTTAATCAGCCTTGTAATCTCACTGAAGGACAGCAGGTGGCACCAGAACACCACTGCAGCTGTGTTCACTACCGACTAGGATTTACTAAATAACCTCAATATGTCATTGTTCAGTGAGCTGGAGCTGCCACTAGGATGCAATCCAACAGTTGCTGTAGTGAAAGACATGGGATTCTGATTGTAATCATAAATGGGAGAATGGAACCATTATCCACCAATGCATTTAGTTATTTCAGTCTGAAATGCTTTGAATCCactattttttctgtcttacCACATTTTGAAGCACACTcatgatatatattttttgacttaagtgtcttttaaatatttttcatgccagttttgcacatttaagCGTATTATAATATGCTTTGTGTCTGGAATATGTAAGATATTTGGACCTTTTCAGTTTAATTTCCTTGCCTGCATGTGTGAGCATCACTGACAGAAAATAGTGCACAAAAGAGACCTTCAGTTTTTTCATCTGCCTTGCTGAGCTGTGCAGTCAGATAACTCTCCCGCCCTGTTGTGTGTTACATGtacatgctttccatgaaataGATTCTGTTGTTTGTTGGCTCCAATCTTGCAAGAAGAAGAGGACACATCCATGAGCTAAAATATTGAAGACAGATATCTATTGTTGTGCACAGTTCGATTTGTTACActaaaaatccagtgaattatTTAATGCCCCTGTTGGAATGAACCTAACACCTTCATCAGCTTGAAACACTGGTGCCAAGTGATGTTATGCAATAACTCTGTGTGCATgggtttttttcagcttttgcaTGAATATATTACACATTAACAAGGCGGATGTGTGTATAATGTAGCAGCTTTCAGTCTGATACTGGGTTTCCTGACACTTTAAATGAAAACGCGCTCATCATCACGTTGATCGAGGAATACGCAGCGTCTTACTGCTTGTCAATGGAGacttcagagagagagagagagagacatagggagtgagtgagagtgagaaagagagagagagcgctCCTCATTGATCCACAGTGTTGCAGCGTTGCGGCGCATCTAAACTCCTCCCGGTCACTGCGCGGACATAATGTGGCCAACACCAGCCTGACAGGCGCACCGCACACAGGGGAGCCTATATAAGCTCTGCAGCTGTCAGGTGGAGGACACTGGCTTCTCTGCACTAGGGGGGAAACGACTCGCTTTAggcgatttttttttgcagctcgGCATACTCATAGATCCAAACTGTAGCAATGTCTCACGGTTGGGGATACGGAGCGAACAACGGTGAGGCGCTCATTTGCACACACGGTTATGTgggtgacatttaaaaaaaaaagagagggagaaaaaaaacagcagggaGATGTGCTGGATGAATGGAAGGACAATGCACCCTCTGGTCACTGcagagattttttatttattaggaTTATCCTGCGCATTCGGGTGTTTTTTTACGCGCGTTTTATTAATAACACATACATGCCCAAAATGCGCTATGAAACATTAACATGACCTAATATTCTACTAATCACCATCTTATCACTGATTAATTTCCAGGACCCGACAAATGGTGTGACAACTTTCCCAATGCCAATGGACCCCGTCAGTCTCCCATTGACATCGTACCTGGAGATGCATCCTTCGACGGGGGGCTGAAGCCGCTCAAGCTGAAGTACGACCCCTCCACCTGCCTGGAGATCCTCAACAACGGACATTCCTTCCAAGTGACCTTCGTAGATGACACCAACAGCTCAAGTCAGTGTGATATTAATACTGTATTCATACATTGCTGCTTGTATAGAGCTTCAGGTTGCACCAGAATCTGACtggagatgtgttttttttatatatattttatcttAATGTAGGGGGGGGGTCATATTATTTTCCTAGATTATTAATTACAGctgcaaaatacagttttaagaTTCTTGGATTCCCAAACAAAGAGGTGCTGATGACGACTGACAGGACGCAGTAAGCTCCAAAATGCTGCATTCAGCTTTAATGCATCACCAGCTTAAGACTACAGCACATTAATATTGTGCTTACATTAATAGAGATGCATGAGTCATGTGCCCCAGTTGCATTGACGCCTATAGAGCTTTAGTGATGCACagatttttattagatttttcagtaaatagtgttgtttttttaaaatcagtagGCTGCAGGAGTGCCATTCAGCCCAAAAGCACAAAGATCGTAAGTGAATTGGTAATGTAACCCCTGGTAAACCTTTCCCACgccagctcttttttttctgctggcAGCGAGGTCAAAAGCACAAAAGACAAAGGTTACTCTGCAAATACATTGCTTCACTATTCATGTGCCCcgttgaaaaaaaacacttatttgATTCCTTTGTACTAAATctctgttttgttcatttgtatttctgttcaGATTAGGTTTTAATACCAAAAAAGACACGAAAAGGatatttattctgcttttatgCTGAAGGATTTTGTGGATTTTGGACTATATAGTGATTGGTTGTCCCCTAGCTCATTCCCACATAGGATAATGAAGAATGCGGTTACGTAATCGACACGTTCACCGGGATTATTTTTCTAGTGGACacaccaaaatgaaaaaaacacaaaagcatctTCGCTCAGAGCTAGATGAGTTTTCTTCCTTCCACTGTTTTTCCACCCTGGCCTTCTAAATAAAGAAGGACATGTCAAACATCATGTGTGGGCTGTGGAAAATGTCAATGCTTCCTTTTTAGTGATGTAAAACAATCCCTTTAAGGTGCACACAACCTCACGTTCCTTGTTATCATTTGAGGCAGACGACTGAGAGACAAATATCCTGCTTTTAAGAGGCCGGTGTATGTGTGTCAGTATTGCACCAGAAATAGAACAACATACAGGATTATCTGCTACTTTGTAAGCTGCAAATAGACACATTATGTAAGATTGAAAGGAGGTTTGATGTTAACAATACCTGAACATTATTCGGACTGAATGCAACCCAGTCTGGCCAAAGCTTACACAACAGGAACTGAGTCTGCTTCCATGTAGTAGGAAGTCAGTGTGTGCCACGGTGACATTAGTGTACCGCATCTTCATCTTCCTGTTGGCCagttctttgtggtttttgctcaggaagatttttttttttatagattttcctGCAAGTAGGACACAGCCAAAGGAATAATCAAATGTCTGGCCGCAGACCTGATGggatgtgtgttgtttttgttctgcagctctgacagaTGGACCGATCTCTGGGATCTACAGGCTCAAGCAGTTCCATTTCCACTGGGGAGCTTCTGATGATAAGGGCTCTGAGCACACTGTGGCCGGGAAAAAATACCCTGCAGAGGTAGGGATGGGTCATTATATAAACTCAGACCGCTACAGTTTAGGACAGAATGAGGTTGACATACAGTAATGAAGAGGGAAAAGGCAAATTAGAGTTTTTAATAAGACTGAAACCGCGGGTTgttaaacaaaatcaaaatctgAATGGCTGGGTTGAACCATAATGGCTGCAGAAAATGGCTTCTATGATTATCAGAGTAAAGATGGGACCAGTTACAGAACTAGTTTTGTTTCCTATTAGGGTTGCCAGCTTActaactgacaaaaaataagaacatttttgtctttttgtgcttgctatttgttgttttgccaGAAAAGGAGCATTTTTGATTTAATTCTGTCTCAGCCAATAAGGCTATGTAATGTAGAGAAGTAGAAACGAGGGTAAATATGTGCTGATTTTCCCTGAATCTAATTTTTACGAtgccttttatttaaaaaaaatgttgcatcaaGTCAATACTGTGCAGTATTATGTTTTTAGTTCTTATTTTCATGAAGCAAAACATTGTATTTCTCAAACAAAACCATTTCAAATGACTTTATCGCTTGCTTTATATTATTGTTGAATAGAAATAATTGAActaaaaatccagaaattctatccatccatccattagctatacaccgcttaatcctcattagggtcacaggaggttggagtctatcccagctgacactctggacaggttgATAGTCCATTGCAGGGCCTGAAATGACAAGATTTCCATAATTTTGGAAGTAAATCATAGCAAATTTGTTCCTATTTTTTATTTCTAGCTCCATCTGGTGCACTGGAACACCAAATACCCTAGCTTCGGTGAAGCTGCTAGCCAGCCTGACGGGCTCGCTGTTGTTGGAGTTTTCCTGAAGGTGAGCAGTTAGAAATGGAGCATATATTCAATATGAATCAAAGCATTACTTAAAAATTAACATGGCCTCTTATTGTTTGTCAGATTGGTGATGAAAATGCCAAGCTCCAGAAGGTTATTGATGCCTTCGACAGCATCAGGGCCAAAGTATGTTTCTGTGCCACCCATATTTTATTCCATTCTCCTATGACAAGATGTTTTATTAgcctgtttttaatttttttgtgttatttccagGGCAAGCAGACCTCTTTTGCTAACTTCGACCCCGCCACCCTGCTCCCGGGCTGCCTCGACTACTGGACATACGATGGCTCTCTGACCACACCCCCTCTGCTGGAGAGCGTCACCTGGATCGTCTGCAAGGAGCCAATCAGCGTCAGCTCTGCGCAGGTGCGTCTGCAAACAGAGTCCATTCAGTCGCAGCAGCAGAAGGACTGGCATTATGCCCGCAGTCTAGAATAGCCCTATCTGCAAATCCTCTCTGTCTGAATCAAGGGCTTATTTGTTCAGATTAAGTGCGCGGCTGAAACGAGAAGAAGAACCCTTTGTGGTGAAGGAAACGCAATACAATCGAGGTGTTTCactttcaaaatgcaaaaaaaaagaaagtcacCTAGCAAACCATGAGGATGAGTGAAAGCAAGAGTTCATTCAAATACAGGTCATCTTACCACAGTGTTtcagtgagtgtgtgagagttGACAGGAAATATTCAACCCACAAGTGAAGAGATGTAGCTGCAGTGAGTGTGCGTTTTTAACCACTTAATTAAGCaaatgcagtaaaatcctcCTTGTATTTGTATTTACTCCTACAATGACACTTAATGCTACCACTGAAATGGATATTCAACCTCTAACCACCCATTAATCTTAACTACCAGCCTCCAGTTGGGGTTGTCCTTGTGGCTGCAGCGTTCATGCCATGTGAAAATTAACACTGCTTGGTCGAATGTTTATTTCATGGTGGTGAGCAGGTATCTCAAGGGTAAACATGTGACGTGTGGACATAACCTTTAGACTTGGTGATATATGAGGTAACGATTATTTTTTAGCTAATTGTGAAACCTACCAGCTGAATTATTTCCACCCAATAATACAATGCACTCATTTGACCGGAGCAGTGTAACTACTGTGAACTGACTCGTTAGCAAGAGTTAATGAGAAATCCTGAGAATACGACACTGTCCTCTGCTCACTGACCTGTTGGTCATGGCCTTTATGACCTAATGGAGTAGTTTTGCACTTTGGGAAATAAAGTTGCTTCACTTTCTCACCAAAAGATGAGCTTATTCAAACCACTCTGTCTGTGTGGTAAATGGATGCTATTGCCAATagcctgttagcttagcttagcttagtgtGAAGAATGGAGATAAGGGGGCTGGTAGATTAGCTCCAACCAGCttatatgttttggacaaagcAAGAAGAGTGATATCACACTAATGACTGTAAGCTAAACATGAAGCTGTATCCGAGAGGGGCTAGCTtaagcttagcataaagacagaTGGCAGTGAATACCCataatttgtagttttttctacaaaaacaacatatgcAATGTTAATTACTGAGACTTATAAGTGTTAGCACAACCAAGCTAACTATTTTTCTTGGTTTCCACTTTGAATGTGAAGCTAAGCTAGCTGTTGCTACATTGCAGTGCTATTGTCTTTTCATGTAAGGCtctgcaagaaagcaaataagcatTTACAAAAGTTACATGTCTCAGTCAAACAACAATAATGGGAATTAACCTTGAATACAACCAAGCCAGCTATTTCCTTTGGTTTCCACACTGGATGCTAAGCTAACTACTACTAGCTGTAGCTACATTATAGTGTTTTCGTCTCTTCATGTAATtctttgcatgaaaacaaaaagcatttaCAAACAGTTTGCTCTTTAAGCAACAACTGTGGGAACTAACCTTGGACACAGCCAAGCTAGCTACTTCCTTTGGTTTCCACTtttgatgctaagctaagttaaaTGACTTCTTTCTGTAGCTTCTTATTTTCCATACCAACATGATAAAGATATTGATACTTAAATGTAACTCTTGCATGAGCACAAGTAACCATTAACAAATAGTCAAATGACAACAATGGGAATTAACATGTGTCCTTTGGTTTCCACTcttgatgctaagctaacctaACGGCTGATAGCTGTAACTACAATCTTTCACATAGCAAATATGCACTTTACAAAAAGTCAAATTTCACGTTTACA is a window encoding:
- the LOC110965781 gene encoding carbonic anhydrase 1 encodes the protein MSHGWGYGANNGPDKWCDNFPNANGPRQSPIDIVPGDASFDGGLKPLKLKYDPSTCLEILNNGHSFQVTFVDDTNSSTLTDGPISGIYRLKQFHFHWGASDDKGSEHTVAGKKYPAELHLVHWNTKYPSFGEAASQPDGLAVVGVFLKIGDENAKLQKVIDAFDSIRAKGKQTSFANFDPATLLPGCLDYWTYDGSLTTPPLLESVTWIVCKEPISVSSAQMAKFRSLLFSADGEPECCMVDNYRPPQALKGRAVRASFK